The genomic stretch CCAGCGGGCGAAGACCGAGGGTTTCAGGGCGCGTGCCGCCTACAAGCTGCTCGAGATAGACGAGAAGCACCATATCCTGAAGGGCGCGCGCCGGATCATCGATCTCGGCGCGGCGCCTGGAAGCTGGTCGCAGATCGCCGCCAAGGTGACCGATTCGACGGATACCGACGTCCGCGTTGCCGCGATCGACTTTCTAGAGATGGCGCCCGTTCCCGGCGTCAAGTTCTTCGAGATGGACTTTCTCGACGACGCGGCGCCAACGCTCCTGCGCGCGGCGCTCGACGGCCCGCCCGATCTCGTGATCTCCGACATGGCCGCGCCGACCACGGGCCACAAGCGAACGGATCACCTGCGCACGATGCATCTTTGCGAAGTCGCGGCGCATTTCGCCGTCGAAACGCTGGCCGAGGGCGGTCACTTCCTCGCCAAGACCTTCCAGGGCGGCGCCGAACACGACC from Martelella sp. AD-3 encodes the following:
- a CDS encoding RlmE family RNA methyltransferase, with the translated sequence MARQPAKPVRTGRKIGQKVKKTKLKASSRRWIERHINDPYVQRAKTEGFRARAAYKLLEIDEKHHILKGARRIIDLGAAPGSWSQIAAKVTDSTDTDVRVAAIDFLEMAPVPGVKFFEMDFLDDAAPTLLRAALDGPPDLVISDMAAPTTGHKRTDHLRTMHLCEVAAHFAVETLAEGGHFLAKTFQGGAEHDLLTMLKQNFRQVVHVKPAASRSESVEMFLLAKHFKGRARPG